A stretch of Enterobacter cloacae complex sp. ECNIH7 DNA encodes these proteins:
- the purL gene encoding phosphoribosylformylglycinamidine synthase, whose translation MMEILRGSPALSAFRITKLLARFQAADLPVSNIYAEYVHFADLNAPLNAEERVQLERLLKYGPSLSSHTPTGKLILATPRPGTISPWSSKATDIAHNCGLSQINRLERGVAYYVEASTLSDAQWQAVAAELHDRMMESVFASLDDAQKLFSHHQPAPVQSVDLLGQGRQALIDANLRLGLALAEDEIDYLQDAFVKLNRNPNDIELYMFAQANSEHCRHKIFNADWIIDGEQQPKSLFKMIKNTMEQTPDHVLSAYKDNAAVMEGSEVGRFFADREAGRYDFHQEPAHILMKVETHNHPTAISPWPGAATGSGGEIRDEGATGRGAKPKAGLVGFSVSNLRIPGFEQPWEEDFGKPERIVTALDIMTEGPLGGAAFNNEFGRPALNGYFRTYEEKVDSHNGEELRGYHKPIMLAGGIGNIRADHVQKGEIVVGAKLIVLGGPAMNIGLGGGAASSMASGQSDADLDFASVQRDNPEMERRCQEVIDRCWQLGDANPILFIHDVGAGGLSNAMPELVSDGGRGGRFNLRDILSDEPGMSPLEIWCNESQERYVLAVAADQLPLFDELCRRERAPYAVIGEATEEQHLSLSDTHFDNQPIDLPLDVLLGKTPKMTRDVTTRKAAGKALDRQGITVAEAVNRVLHLPAVAEKTFLVTIGDRTVTGMVSRDQMVGPWQIPVANCAVTTASLDSYYGEAMALGERTPVALLDFAASARLAVGEALTNIAATQIGDIKRIKLSANWMAAAGHPGEDAGLYEAVKAVGEELCPALGLTIPVGKDSMSMKTRWQEGSEQREMTSPLSLVITAFARVEDVRHTVTPQLATEDNALLLIDLGKGHNALGATALAQVYRQLGDKPADVRDVAQLKGFYDGIQALVAQRKLLAYHDRSDGGLLVTLAEMAFTGHCGVEANIATLGEDRLAALFNEELGAVIQVRAADRDAVEAILAKHGLADCVHYLGKAVQGDRFVIEADGHAVFSESRTTLRMWWAETTWQMQRLRDNPECADQEHNAKANDQDPGLNVKLSFDINEDIAAPYIATGARPKVAVLREQGVNSHVEMAAAFHRAGFDAIDVHMSDLLAGRTGLQDFQALVACGGFSYGDVLGAGEGWAKSILFNSRVRDEFETFFHRPQTLALGVCNGCQMMSNLRELIPGSEAWPRFVRNQSDRFEARFSLVEVSQSPSLLLQGMVGSQMPIAVSHGEGQVEVRDAAHLAQLESKGLVALRFVDNFGKVTETYPANPNGSANGITAVTSESGRATIMMPHPERVFRTVSNSWHPDNWGEDSPWMRIFRNARKQLG comes from the coding sequence ATGATGGAAATTCTGCGTGGTTCGCCTGCACTGTCTGCCTTCCGTATCACTAAACTGCTGGCACGTTTTCAGGCGGCCGACCTTCCGGTAAGCAATATTTACGCTGAGTATGTCCATTTTGCTGACCTGAATGCCCCCCTGAATGCAGAGGAGCGCGTACAGCTGGAACGCCTGCTCAAGTATGGTCCAAGCCTGAGCAGCCATACGCCAACCGGCAAACTGATCCTTGCGACGCCTCGTCCGGGCACCATCTCCCCCTGGTCTTCCAAAGCCACCGACATCGCCCACAACTGTGGCCTGAGCCAGATTAACCGTCTGGAACGCGGCGTGGCGTACTACGTGGAAGCCTCTACCCTGAGCGACGCGCAGTGGCAGGCGGTTGCGGCTGAACTGCACGATCGCATGATGGAGAGCGTATTTGCCTCTCTCGATGACGCGCAGAAGCTTTTCTCTCACCATCAGCCTGCGCCGGTACAGAGCGTAGACCTGCTGGGGCAGGGCCGTCAGGCGCTGATTGACGCCAACCTGCGTCTCGGCCTGGCGCTGGCTGAAGACGAAATTGATTACCTGCAGGATGCGTTTGTTAAGCTCAACCGTAACCCGAACGACATCGAACTCTACATGTTCGCGCAGGCTAACTCTGAGCACTGCCGCCACAAGATTTTCAACGCCGACTGGATTATTGACGGCGAACAGCAGCCGAAGTCGCTGTTCAAAATGATCAAAAACACCATGGAGCAAACCCCTGACCACGTGCTGTCTGCCTATAAGGACAACGCCGCGGTAATGGAAGGTTCCGAGGTGGGCCGCTTCTTCGCCGATCGCGAAGCAGGGCGCTATGACTTCCATCAGGAGCCCGCGCATATCCTGATGAAAGTGGAAACCCACAACCACCCGACGGCGATCTCCCCGTGGCCGGGCGCGGCGACCGGCTCCGGCGGTGAAATCCGTGATGAAGGTGCGACCGGTCGTGGCGCTAAACCCAAAGCGGGTCTGGTCGGTTTCTCCGTCTCTAACCTGCGTATCCCGGGCTTTGAACAGCCGTGGGAAGAAGATTTCGGCAAGCCAGAGCGTATCGTGACCGCTCTGGATATCATGACCGAAGGCCCGCTGGGCGGCGCGGCGTTTAACAACGAATTTGGTCGTCCGGCGCTGAACGGTTACTTCCGCACCTATGAAGAGAAAGTGGACAGCCACAACGGCGAAGAGCTGCGCGGCTACCACAAACCGATCATGCTGGCGGGCGGGATCGGCAACATCCGTGCCGATCACGTGCAGAAAGGCGAGATCGTCGTCGGCGCGAAGCTGATCGTACTGGGCGGCCCGGCGATGAACATCGGTCTGGGCGGCGGGGCGGCCTCTTCTATGGCCTCCGGCCAGTCTGATGCGGATCTCGACTTCGCCTCCGTGCAGCGCGACAACCCTGAGATGGAGCGCCGCTGCCAGGAAGTGATCGACCGCTGCTGGCAGCTGGGCGACGCTAACCCGATCCTCTTCATTCACGACGTGGGCGCGGGCGGTTTGTCCAACGCCATGCCGGAGCTGGTAAGCGACGGCGGCCGCGGCGGGCGTTTCAACCTGCGCGATATCCTGAGCGATGAGCCAGGCATGAGCCCGCTGGAAATCTGGTGTAACGAATCCCAGGAGCGCTACGTGCTGGCGGTTGCTGCCGACCAGCTGCCGCTGTTTGACGAGCTGTGCCGCCGCGAGCGCGCGCCGTATGCCGTCATCGGTGAAGCGACCGAAGAGCAGCACCTTTCCTTAAGCGACACCCACTTTGACAACCAGCCAATCGATCTGCCGCTCGACGTTCTGCTCGGTAAAACGCCGAAGATGACCCGCGACGTAACCACCCGTAAAGCGGCGGGCAAAGCGCTGGATCGCCAGGGCATCACCGTGGCAGAAGCGGTCAACCGCGTGCTGCACCTGCCTGCTGTGGCAGAGAAAACCTTCCTGGTGACCATCGGCGACCGCACCGTGACCGGTATGGTATCGCGCGATCAGATGGTCGGCCCGTGGCAGATCCCTGTCGCTAACTGCGCCGTGACCACCGCGAGCCTCGACAGCTACTACGGCGAAGCGATGGCTCTCGGCGAACGTACCCCGGTGGCGCTGCTGGACTTCGCTGCTTCTGCCCGTCTGGCGGTCGGTGAAGCGCTGACCAACATCGCCGCGACGCAGATTGGCGATATTAAACGTATCAAGCTCTCCGCCAACTGGATGGCCGCTGCCGGCCACCCTGGCGAAGATGCTGGCCTGTATGAAGCCGTGAAAGCGGTGGGCGAGGAGCTGTGTCCTGCCCTCGGCCTGACCATTCCGGTGGGCAAAGACTCCATGTCGATGAAAACCCGCTGGCAGGAAGGCAGCGAGCAGCGCGAGATGACCTCTCCGCTGTCGCTGGTGATCACCGCGTTTGCCCGCGTGGAAGACGTGCGTCACACCGTTACGCCGCAGCTTGCGACCGAAGACAACGCCCTGCTGCTGATTGACCTGGGTAAAGGCCACAACGCGCTGGGTGCTACCGCGCTGGCGCAGGTTTACCGCCAGCTCGGCGATAAGCCAGCCGACGTGCGTGACGTGGCCCAGCTGAAAGGCTTCTACGACGGGATTCAGGCGCTGGTGGCGCAGCGTAAGCTGCTGGCCTACCACGACCGTTCCGACGGCGGCCTGCTGGTGACCCTGGCAGAGATGGCCTTCACCGGCCACTGTGGCGTGGAAGCGAACATTGCGACGCTGGGCGAAGACCGTCTGGCGGCGCTGTTCAACGAAGAGCTGGGCGCCGTGATTCAGGTGCGCGCGGCGGATCGCGACGCGGTTGAAGCGATTCTGGCGAAGCACGGTCTGGCAGACTGCGTGCACTATCTGGGTAAAGCCGTTCAGGGCGACCGCTTCGTGATTGAAGCAGACGGTCACGCGGTGTTCAGCGAAAGCCGCACCACGCTGCGCATGTGGTGGGCGGAAACCACCTGGCAGATGCAGCGCCTGCGTGATAACCCGGAATGTGCCGATCAGGAGCATAACGCGAAAGCGAATGACCAGGATCCAGGGCTGAACGTGAAGCTCTCCTTCGACATTAACGAAGATATCGCTGCGCCGTACATTGCGACCGGCGCGCGTCCAAAAGTGGCTGTGCTGCGCGAGCAGGGCGTCAACTCCCACGTTGAGATGGCGGCTGCCTTCCACCGCGCGGGCTTTGACGCTATCGACGTCCACATGAGCGACCTGCTGGCCGGACGTACCGGTCTGCAAGATTTCCAGGCGCTGGTGGCGTGCGGCGGCTTCTCCTACGGCGACGTGCTGGGCGCGGGCGAAGGCTGGGCGAAGTCCATCCTGTTCAACAGCCGCGTGCGCGACGAGTTCGAAACCTTCTTCCACCGTCCGCAGACCCTGGCGCTGGGCGTGTGTAACGGCTGCCAGATGATGTCTAACCTGCGCGAGCTGATCCCGGGCAGCGAAGCCTGGCCGCGCTTTGTGCGCAACCAGTCTGACCGCTTCGAGGCGCGCTTCAGCCTGGTGGAAGTGAGCCAAAGCCCGTCTCTGCTGCTGCAGGGAATGGTCGGTTCTCAGATGCCAATCGCCGTTTCCCACGGTGAAGGTCAGGTAGAAGTACGTGATGCTGCGCATCTGGCTCAGCTGGAGAGCAAAGGCCTGGTGGCGCTGCGCTTTGTCGATAACTTCGGCAAGGTGACTGAAACTTACCCGGCTAACCCGAACGGCTCCGCCAACGGTATTACGGCGGTGACCAGCGAAAGCGGTCGGGCGACCATCATGATGCCGCACCCGGAACGCGTATTCCGTACCGTGAGCAATTCCTGGCACCCGGACAACTGGGGCGAGGACAGCCCGTGGATGCGTATCTTCCGCAACGCGCGTAAGCAGTTGGGTTAA